In Candidatus Contubernalis alkalaceticus, the following proteins share a genomic window:
- a CDS encoding UPF0280 family protein, with protein sequence MSYDIRSYRNINHKGDLSSFQITVKETDLFVLVDSGSFNGDLIHRVESTLWHHRQELESFIDREKDFKTSLVPYLISAQAPAIALMMARAANTAGVGPMASVAGAFAEVVGRELMPHVQEVIVENGGDLFLKVKKKRKISVLCGSHSPFSCRLALEIKPGDTPMGVCTSSGVIGPSLSLGRADAVVVVSPSVPLADAAATALANQVKEEEDIEKTIEKAKEITGVKGVLIIKGDKLGLWGKIKIVSPKSNGTMT encoded by the coding sequence ATGTCTTACGATATTCGTTCTTACAGGAATATCAATCACAAGGGAGATTTGTCTTCTTTTCAGATAACCGTTAAGGAAACAGATCTGTTTGTGCTGGTGGATTCAGGTAGTTTTAACGGGGATTTGATTCATAGGGTGGAAAGCACTCTCTGGCATCATCGGCAGGAATTAGAGAGTTTCATTGACCGGGAGAAGGATTTTAAAACCTCTTTGGTGCCATACCTTATTTCTGCTCAGGCTCCGGCCATAGCTCTGATGATGGCCCGGGCGGCTAATACTGCAGGAGTGGGCCCCATGGCTTCTGTGGCAGGGGCTTTTGCGGAAGTTGTGGGTAGGGAATTAATGCCCCATGTGCAAGAGGTGATTGTTGAAAACGGGGGAGATTTATTTTTAAAAGTTAAAAAGAAAAGAAAGATCTCTGTTCTGTGTGGCAGTCATTCCCCCTTCAGCTGCCGGTTAGCCCTGGAGATTAAGCCGGGTGATACTCCCATGGGGGTATGTACTTCCTCGGGAGTGATTGGCCCCTCTCTGAGCTTAGGAAGGGCAGATGCTGTGGTGGTGGTATCTCCCTCTGTCCCTTTGGCAGACGCAGCAGCTACTGCCCTGGCAAATCAGGTAAAAGAGGAAGAAGACATTGAAAAAACCATCGAAAAAGCTAAAGAAATTACCGGGGTAAAAGGAGTATTAATTATAAAAGGGGATAAGCTGGGTCTCTGGGGAAAAATTAAAATTGTTTCACCAAAAAGTAACGGAACTATGACATAA
- a CDS encoding DUF2922 domain-containing protein, which yields MEEVKTLQLSFRNDEGRAVTFSIANPVEPLVPQEVEDAMDLIITKNIFATTGGDIVEKVSSRLISRGVSNAVYY from the coding sequence TTGGAGGAAGTCAAAACGTTACAGCTTAGTTTTCGAAATGATGAGGGCAGAGCAGTAACTTTTAGTATCGCCAATCCTGTGGAACCGCTGGTTCCCCAGGAGGTGGAGGATGCCATGGATTTAATCATAACAAAAAATATCTTTGCGACAACAGGGGGAGATATTGTGGAAAAAGTATCTTCTAGATTAATATCCCGGGGAGTTTCCAACGCAGTTTATTACTAA
- a CDS encoding 4Fe-4S binding protein — MVKHKIVLLFPATVVEQPFLYNLVKDYNLIINVLKANINPRKQGMLVLELAGEKNDYESGINFLQARGVKAKPLEQQIVWNSDSCTHCGACTVICPTSALEMIRPEMTVKFDGEKCIACGHCLKACPVRAVEEHY; from the coding sequence GTGGTAAAGCACAAAATTGTACTGTTATTTCCTGCCACTGTAGTTGAACAGCCTTTCTTGTATAATCTGGTTAAAGATTATAACTTAATTATCAACGTTCTCAAGGCAAATATTAATCCAAGAAAACAAGGGATGCTGGTGCTGGAACTTGCAGGGGAAAAAAATGATTATGAGTCCGGAATTAATTTTTTGCAGGCTAGAGGAGTTAAAGCCAAGCCGCTGGAACAGCAGATTGTCTGGAATTCTGACAGCTGCACCCATTGTGGGGCCTGTACTGTAATTTGCCCTACCTCAGCCCTGGAAATGATCAGACCTGAGATGACCGTTAAGTTTGATGGAGAAAAATGCATTGCCTGTGGCCACTGTCTAAAGGCCTGTCCGGTAAGGGCTGTGGAGGAGCATTATTAA
- a CDS encoding ATP-binding protein, with protein MPKQIAVAGKGGTGKTTLSALIIRYIIEERPGKSILAVDADANANLNEALGLEGINPISDILADIKDPKKVPEGMTKDIFVEYRLHSAMVETKHYDLIVMGNPQGPGCYCFPSDLLRKHLENLRDNYDYVVMDNEAGLEHISRRIMSDIDTLLVTSDSSARGIRSAGRVHDIVKSVNLDVNQMGLVVGRIMNEGDVESLQEEIEKTGLTLVGKIPMDPRVSEYDLKGNPLFDLPGDSPAYLAVKEMLDRLNI; from the coding sequence ATGCCAAAACAAATTGCCGTAGCAGGGAAAGGCGGCACAGGAAAAACTACTCTGTCGGCACTTATAATCAGATACATAATTGAAGAAAGACCAGGTAAATCTATTTTGGCTGTGGACGCCGATGCCAATGCAAACCTTAATGAAGCTCTGGGACTGGAGGGGATTAACCCCATTAGTGATATCCTGGCAGATATTAAGGACCCCAAAAAGGTTCCAGAGGGAATGACTAAGGATATCTTCGTGGAATACCGTCTTCACTCGGCCATGGTAGAGACAAAGCATTATGATTTAATTGTCATGGGAAACCCCCAGGGACCCGGGTGTTACTGTTTCCCCAGCGATCTTTTGCGGAAACACCTGGAAAACCTCAGGGATAACTATGATTATGTGGTAATGGACAACGAAGCCGGACTGGAACATATAAGCCGCAGGATTATGAGTGATATAGATACTCTGCTGGTAACCAGTGACTCTTCAGCCCGGGGTATCCGCTCTGCCGGCAGGGTTCATGACATTGTAAAGTCTGTGAATTTAGATGTCAATCAGATGGGGCTGGTGGTTGGCAGGATAATGAATGAGGGAGATGTGGAATCCCTGCAGGAAGAGATTGAAAAAACCGGTTTAACCCTGGTGGGAAAGATCCCCATGGATCCCAGGGTATCGGAATATGACCTTAAGGGCAATCCGCTTTTTGACCTCCCGGGAGATTCTCCTGCTTATTTGGCTGTAAAAGAGATGTTAGACAGGCTGAATATATAA
- a CDS encoding homocysteine biosynthesis protein, producing MKVNKTYEEINEKIRKGEAVVMTAEEIISVVEEKGLEEAAREVDVVTTGTFGPMCSSGAFLNLCHPMPRIRMSEVYLNGVSAYAGIAAVDAYLGATEIPKTDSANQNYPGEFNYGGGHVIEDLIAGKEVFLEAYGYGTDCYPRKKLETYMKLEDMNEALMFNVRNAYQNYNVAVNSSDKTIYTYMGILKPKLGNANYSTSGQLSPLFNDPLYRTTGIGTRIFLGGGIGYVSWHGTQHNPCAARDENGVPKGPSGTLSVMGDMKQMDSQWIRGVSFLGYGVSLMVGIGVPIPILNEEILKNTAVKDEDIFAPVVEYSEGYSYGKRGPLGEVTYAQLKSGMINIDGKEIPTAPLSSYSKAKEIAEILKAWITEGNFLIAEPVEKLPSIDSGKKLNPITIRTKGEEIKW from the coding sequence TTGAAGGTTAACAAAACGTATGAAGAGATTAACGAAAAAATTAGAAAGGGCGAAGCTGTTGTTATGACAGCGGAGGAAATCATTTCTGTGGTAGAAGAAAAAGGATTAGAAGAGGCTGCCCGGGAAGTAGATGTAGTCACTACGGGGACATTCGGCCCTATGTGTTCCTCCGGGGCCTTTTTGAACCTGTGCCACCCCATGCCCCGAATAAGAATGTCTGAAGTTTATTTGAACGGTGTCAGTGCATATGCAGGAATTGCTGCTGTTGACGCATATCTGGGGGCAACGGAGATACCAAAAACAGACTCGGCTAATCAAAATTACCCGGGAGAGTTTAATTACGGTGGAGGACATGTTATCGAGGATCTTATTGCCGGCAAGGAAGTTTTTTTAGAGGCCTATGGCTATGGAACAGATTGTTATCCCCGCAAGAAGCTTGAGACCTATATGAAGCTTGAGGATATGAATGAAGCTTTAATGTTTAACGTCCGTAATGCTTATCAGAATTATAATGTGGCCGTGAATTCATCTGATAAGACTATATATACTTACATGGGTATTTTGAAACCAAAGCTGGGGAATGCCAATTACAGCACCTCGGGTCAGCTAAGCCCACTGTTTAATGATCCCCTTTACCGTACAACAGGTATTGGGACCCGGATTTTCCTGGGCGGAGGTATCGGTTATGTTTCCTGGCATGGAACACAGCATAACCCTTGTGCGGCCAGAGATGAAAACGGTGTTCCCAAGGGGCCTTCCGGTACGCTCTCTGTTATGGGAGATATGAAACAAATGGATTCCCAGTGGATTAGGGGGGTAAGCTTTTTAGGATATGGAGTTTCCTTGATGGTGGGTATTGGAGTACCTATTCCTATATTGAATGAGGAAATTCTAAAAAACACAGCAGTTAAAGACGAAGATATTTTTGCTCCGGTAGTAGAGTACAGTGAGGGGTATTCCTATGGGAAAAGGGGCCCTTTGGGAGAAGTGACTTATGCACAGTTAAAGTCTGGTATGATTAATATTGATGGAAAAGAGATTCCCACCGCTCCCTTATCCAGTTACTCTAAAGCCAAGGAAATTGCAGAGATATTAAAGGCCTGGATAACAGAAGGAAATTTCTTAATTGCGGAACCGGTGGAAAAACTGCCCTCAATTGATTCCGGGAAGAAATTGAATCCCATAACAATTCGCACTAAGGGGGAGGAGATTAAGTGGTAA
- a CDS encoding DUF1659 domain-containing protein, whose translation MPLQVLPGYSRIQLRLQVGTVESPAYRTRTYSNVKHDSSDQDVYDVAFALGNLQQYDVDSIIRINENQLTAS comes from the coding sequence TTGCCTTTACAGGTACTGCCCGGTTACTCCCGTATTCAACTGAGGCTGCAGGTAGGAACTGTTGAAAGCCCGGCTTACCGTACCAGAACTTACAGCAATGTAAAACATGATAGTTCTGACCAGGATGTTTATGACGTAGCTTTTGCCCTGGGGAATCTACAGCAGTATGATGTGGATTCAATTATCCGGATAAATGAGAATCAGTTAACTGCTTCTTAA
- a CDS encoding AAA family ATPase — MEITMENIRNGFEEVGYISDPEVIVTVYLALKLQKPILIEGEPGVGKTELGKVLSQIFHTDLIRLQCYEGLDENKALYEWNYQKQLLKIQIMKETPSCDHVEDDLFSREYLLERPLLKAIQSEKKPVLLIDEVDKTDEEFEAFLFELLSDFQVSVPELGTLIAEKIPMVVLTSNNERELSDGLKRRCIYLFLDFPTVEREVAIIKAKVPEITDKLTRQIAKAVNLIRQNTEIKKKPSIAETLDWARALLTLNEDGLSEKVVKQTINILLKTKTDIESFNKQIGAAALDEFARS, encoded by the coding sequence GTGGAAATTACTATGGAAAACATAAGAAATGGATTTGAGGAAGTTGGATACATAAGTGACCCCGAAGTTATCGTAACAGTATATCTTGCCCTTAAGCTGCAGAAACCCATACTAATTGAGGGGGAACCTGGGGTAGGGAAAACTGAATTGGGGAAAGTGCTGAGCCAGATTTTTCATACAGACTTGATTCGGCTTCAGTGCTATGAAGGCCTGGATGAAAACAAAGCCCTCTACGAGTGGAACTACCAAAAACAGCTGTTAAAAATACAGATTATGAAAGAAACCCCATCCTGCGACCATGTTGAAGACGACCTTTTCTCCCGGGAATACCTGCTGGAGCGTCCTTTATTAAAGGCCATTCAGTCAGAAAAAAAACCCGTCTTATTAATTGATGAAGTGGACAAAACAGATGAAGAGTTTGAAGCGTTTCTCTTTGAACTCCTTTCAGATTTTCAAGTTTCAGTCCCCGAACTGGGGACCCTGATAGCTGAAAAAATTCCAATGGTTGTTTTGACCAGCAACAATGAACGGGAACTTTCCGACGGTTTAAAACGCCGCTGTATATACCTTTTTTTAGACTTTCCCACGGTGGAACGGGAAGTTGCCATCATTAAAGCTAAGGTCCCGGAAATAACCGATAAACTAACCCGGCAGATTGCTAAAGCTGTTAATTTAATACGTCAAAACACAGAAATAAAAAAGAAACCCTCCATAGCCGAAACCCTGGACTGGGCCAGAGCTCTCCTAACTTTAAATGAAGACGGCCTCAGCGAAAAAGTAGTTAAGCAGACCATAAACATCCTTTTGAAAACCAAAACGGATATTGAATCCTTCAACAAACAGATTGGGGCGGCGGCCCTGGATGAGTTCGCCCGTTCTTAA
- the metK gene encoding methionine adenosyltransferase: MIKLFTSESVTEGHPDKVADQISDALLDAMLAQDPFSRVALETTVTTGLALVVGEVTTNCYVDIPRIVRDTVKEIGYTRAKYGFDGDTCAVLCSIDEQSPDIALGVDQCQESKSGIMTEDEIEAIGAGDQGMVFGYAVNETPELMPLPISLAHKLSKRLAEVRKSKILPYLRPDGKSQVTIEYENDRPKRVHTVIVSGQHKPGIPMDQIQSDIIETVIKETIPSELLDDRTIFHVNPTGRFVVGGPMGDAGLTGRKIIVDTYGGTARHGGGAFSGKDPTKVDRSGSYAARYVAKNVVAAGLAHRCEVQIAYAIGIARPVSIMVDTFGTHVISEEKIIQLVEKHFDLRPGAIIQDLQLRRPIYRPIAAYGHFGREEQNLAWESTDKVHLLKEDAKLK, translated from the coding sequence ATGATTAAACTATTTACGTCTGAATCAGTAACAGAGGGACATCCAGATAAAGTGGCGGACCAGATATCAGATGCTCTTTTGGATGCTATGTTGGCCCAGGACCCCTTTTCTCGGGTTGCTCTGGAAACTACGGTGACTACCGGTCTGGCGTTGGTGGTGGGGGAAGTAACCACCAACTGTTATGTAGATATCCCCAGAATTGTTAGGGATACAGTGAAGGAAATTGGTTACACTCGAGCAAAATACGGTTTTGACGGAGATACCTGCGCGGTGCTCTGTTCCATAGATGAGCAGTCTCCAGATATTGCCCTGGGGGTGGATCAATGTCAGGAGTCCAAATCCGGCATTATGACAGAGGATGAGATTGAGGCCATTGGGGCAGGGGACCAGGGTATGGTTTTCGGCTATGCTGTAAATGAGACTCCGGAACTGATGCCCCTTCCTATATCCCTGGCTCATAAACTGTCCAAAAGGCTGGCTGAAGTGAGGAAGAGCAAGATTCTTCCCTACCTTCGTCCCGACGGAAAAAGCCAGGTTACTATTGAATACGAAAATGATCGGCCCAAGAGGGTACATACGGTTATAGTCAGCGGTCAGCATAAACCAGGGATTCCTATGGACCAAATTCAAAGTGATATTATTGAAACAGTAATTAAGGAAACCATTCCTTCGGAACTGCTGGACGACCGCACTATATTTCATGTAAATCCCACCGGCAGATTCGTGGTGGGGGGGCCCATGGGGGATGCTGGTTTAACCGGAAGAAAAATTATTGTGGATACCTATGGCGGAACCGCACGGCATGGGGGCGGTGCTTTTTCCGGCAAGGACCCCACCAAAGTTGACCGATCCGGCTCTTATGCCGCCCGTTATGTGGCCAAAAATGTTGTAGCTGCTGGATTAGCTCACCGATGTGAAGTGCAGATCGCTTACGCTATAGGAATAGCTCGACCGGTTTCTATTATGGTTGATACCTTTGGCACTCATGTAATTAGTGAAGAGAAAATTATCCAGCTGGTTGAAAAGCATTTTGATCTTAGGCCGGGAGCTATTATTCAAGATTTGCAGCTGCGCAGGCCTATTTACAGGCCTATTGCGGCTTACGGCCATTTTGGCCGGGAAGAACAAAACCTTGCTTGGGAAAGTACTGACAAGGTGCATCTGCTTAAGGAAGATGCAAAATTGAAGTGA
- the fabZ gene encoding 3-hydroxyacyl-ACP dehydratase FabZ, which translates to MLNSVEIQKIIPHRPPFLLVDQILKLEPGVKAVGLKNVSINEPFFVGHFPDYPVMPGVLIVEAMAQVGTVALLSMEDKKGKLALFAGINGVRFKRQVFPGDQLRIEVELKKIRASIGKGEGRAYVGDNLVVSGELIFAIAQA; encoded by the coding sequence TTGTTAAACAGCGTAGAGATTCAAAAAATTATTCCTCATCGTCCTCCCTTTCTTTTGGTGGATCAAATACTAAAATTAGAGCCCGGTGTAAAAGCGGTGGGGTTAAAAAATGTTAGCATTAATGAACCTTTTTTTGTTGGACATTTTCCTGACTATCCCGTTATGCCCGGGGTGTTGATAGTGGAAGCTATGGCTCAGGTAGGTACAGTGGCTCTGCTTTCCATGGAAGACAAAAAAGGAAAACTGGCCTTGTTTGCCGGGATAAATGGAGTGCGTTTTAAAAGACAGGTGTTTCCCGGGGATCAGCTAAGGATTGAAGTGGAGCTAAAGAAAATTCGAGCTTCCATCGGAAAAGGGGAAGGTAGGGCATATGTAGGTGATAATTTGGTTGTCTCGGGGGAGCTTATTTTTGCAATAGCCCAGGCATAA
- a CDS encoding metal-dependent hydrolase: MTKITFYGHACFLLENQETSLIFDPFLDDNPLSPVKSDEVKADYILLTHWHVDHLGDTFKIARAHNSMVISTFELAKICEARKYRAHAMNLGGKHKFEFGFVWVTPAFHSSGIPGGHACGFIVKFFDHVIYHTGDTCLFGDMKLMGELEDIDLALVPIGDNYTMGISDAALAVEFIKPKQVIPMHYNTYPVIQCDPNEFKKKVEEKTPAQCIILAPGESHTL, from the coding sequence TTGACCAAAATTACCTTTTACGGTCATGCCTGTTTTTTATTGGAAAACCAGGAAACTTCACTGATATTTGATCCCTTTTTGGATGATAATCCTCTTTCACCGGTCAAGTCCGATGAGGTGAAAGCAGATTATATACTGCTTACGCACTGGCATGTGGATCATTTAGGGGACACCTTCAAGATAGCCAGAGCTCATAATTCCATGGTAATATCTACCTTTGAACTGGCTAAAATCTGTGAGGCCAGGAAATACCGGGCTCATGCCATGAACCTGGGGGGTAAGCATAAATTTGAATTTGGTTTTGTTTGGGTAACCCCTGCTTTTCATAGCTCGGGCATTCCAGGGGGACACGCCTGCGGCTTTATTGTTAAGTTTTTCGATCATGTGATTTATCATACTGGAGACACCTGTCTGTTTGGCGATATGAAGCTTATGGGGGAGCTGGAGGATATAGATCTGGCCCTGGTGCCTATCGGAGATAACTATACCATGGGAATTTCCGATGCTGCCCTGGCAGTAGAATTTATTAAACCTAAACAGGTTATTCCTATGCACTATAATACTTACCCGGTAATTCAGTGTGACCCTAATGAATTTAAGAAAAAGGTTGAGGAAAAGACCCCGGCACAATGCATTATCCTGGCACCGGGGGAGTCCCATACCCTTTAA
- a CDS encoding response regulator transcription factor: MQPIGIFIADSHVLFQIGLQKIFEREKDVCILGIAANVRELNHRINTARPDILLLDLDLPGMKNFDTMKQLLRKYPKMKILVVAIKEEDSLLAQAIQEGAFGYVLKSIEPSQLINMIEEMSHKSNGSDPKKLTKREAEILDLMSQGKTNKSIAQTLYISEKTVKNHVSSIFKKLEVADRTQAVIQAAKRGLVVL, from the coding sequence ATGCAGCCTATCGGAATTTTTATTGCAGATAGTCATGTACTGTTTCAAATAGGGCTGCAGAAGATATTCGAGAGAGAGAAGGATGTCTGTATTTTGGGAATAGCGGCCAATGTACGGGAACTGAATCATAGGATAAATACTGCCCGCCCGGATATATTGTTATTAGATCTTGATTTACCTGGGATGAAAAACTTTGATACCATGAAACAGCTGTTGAGAAAATATCCTAAAATGAAAATCCTGGTAGTGGCAATAAAGGAGGAAGATTCTCTGTTAGCTCAGGCGATTCAGGAGGGAGCTTTTGGTTATGTATTAAAGAGTATAGAGCCTTCCCAGTTAATAAATATGATTGAGGAAATGTCACATAAGTCAAACGGAAGCGATCCTAAGAAATTGACTAAGAGGGAAGCTGAAATATTGGATTTGATGTCTCAAGGAAAAACTAACAAGTCTATTGCCCAAACTTTATACATTAGTGAGAAGACTGTTAAAAATCATGTGAGCAGTATATTCAAAAAGCTGGAAGTAGCTGACAGGACACAAGCGGTTATTCAGGCTGCCAAACGAGGCCTGGTAGTACTATAA
- a CDS encoding vWA domain-containing protein translates to MDKTLEANIVRFTHLLRLTGIKVGSGEVIDALNALTFIDFSDREQFKIALRSILVKRKGERDIFDHTFDLYFAPLEERERQQIEHQMRQKQKQQQIEEAEQDLTFEEEKLELSEEEKYLYSQMDQEDKSKIKEYIKKAEEGKSRIWEPTVKSLIENVVKGALRKWLHSHQDQVDLKDRVSTGDEQLDYILEDLDHSAPSRDESLMYEDMQHIKDKDLPKANLLIRRLAKHLVTRISRRYKRSRRHQLLDLRRTIRDNIRYGGTMFKLKYRSKRIQKPKLILICDVSGSMARYASLVLQFIYGIHSVLGQIESFIFSDDLEKISHHFHPGSDFNQLMVDIMNESRIWGGGTRLHKSLSTLRTNYSTLLTSDAYIIILSDTKTEAIDDTLQELQAIKKSVKDILWLNTLPEQEWEKSKSTKTFQALIKMYPCNTLNDIEKITHSKIFN, encoded by the coding sequence ATGGATAAAACCTTAGAGGCAAATATTGTAAGATTTACCCATCTACTGCGTCTAACGGGTATTAAAGTAGGCAGCGGAGAAGTCATTGACGCTCTAAATGCCCTGACATTTATTGATTTTTCCGACCGAGAACAGTTTAAAATAGCCCTGCGGTCAATTTTAGTCAAAAGAAAAGGGGAAAGAGACATCTTTGACCACACCTTTGACCTCTATTTTGCGCCTCTGGAGGAACGGGAAAGACAGCAGATTGAGCACCAGATGAGGCAGAAACAAAAACAACAGCAGATTGAAGAGGCCGAACAGGATCTTACTTTTGAAGAAGAAAAGCTTGAGCTGTCAGAAGAAGAAAAATATCTATACAGCCAGATGGATCAAGAGGACAAAAGTAAAATTAAAGAATATATAAAAAAGGCAGAGGAGGGCAAATCCCGAATCTGGGAGCCCACTGTTAAATCCTTGATTGAGAATGTAGTTAAAGGGGCTTTAAGAAAATGGCTGCACTCCCACCAAGATCAGGTGGACCTGAAAGATAGGGTATCCACAGGAGATGAGCAGCTGGATTATATTCTGGAGGATTTAGACCATTCTGCTCCTAGCAGAGACGAATCATTGATGTATGAAGATATGCAGCATATCAAAGATAAAGACCTCCCCAAAGCTAACCTGCTTATCCGACGCCTGGCTAAACACCTGGTTACTCGAATCAGCCGAAGATACAAGCGCAGCAGAAGGCACCAGCTCCTGGACTTAAGAAGGACAATCCGGGATAATATCCGTTACGGCGGAACAATGTTCAAACTAAAATACCGAAGCAAAAGGATCCAAAAACCCAAACTGATTCTCATATGCGATGTATCCGGTTCAATGGCTCGTTATGCTTCCCTGGTACTACAGTTTATCTACGGTATACATTCGGTGCTGGGGCAAATCGAAAGCTTTATATTTTCCGATGACCTGGAAAAAATCAGCCATCATTTTCATCCCGGCAGCGATTTTAACCAGTTGATGGTAGACATTATGAATGAGAGCAGAATTTGGGGAGGTGGAACCCGACTTCATAAGTCCCTGAGCACCCTACGAACAAATTATTCCACACTGTTAACCTCCGATGCCTATATTATTATTCTCAGCGATACAAAGACTGAAGCCATTGACGATACTCTGCAGGAGCTCCAGGCCATTAAAAAATCCGTAAAAGATATACTTTGGTTGAATACTCTGCCGGAGCAAGAATGGGAAAAATCAAAGAGCACCAAAACTTTTCAGGCCCTAATTAAAATGTATCCATGCAACACCTTAAACGATATAGAAAAAATAACCCACAGTAAAATTTTTAACTAA